The stretch of DNA GATGGTCACAGGCTTGTTATATGGTCAACTAACCTCTCTACTCAATCTCCTGCCAATTCTACAGTCCTCGCTGAGCTTCTGGATTCAGGGAACCTCGTGATGAAAGATTCTAATACCGATGCATATCTTTGGGAGAGTTTCGAGTATCCAACTGATTCTTGGTTGCCGAATATGTTGGTTGGTACAAACGCAAAAACAGGAGGAGGGAACATCACAATAACTTCTTGGAAAACACCTTCAGATCCTTCCCCTGGAAGCTACACTGCTGCACTCGTTCTTGCTGCATATCCAGAGATCCACATTGTgaacaataataataagaatgCTACCATGTGGCGCAGTGGACCGTGGAATGGTCAGATGTTCAAAACGGTCTACCGGATAAGTATACAGGAGTCTTTCTCTATAGATTCATAGTTAATGATGATACTAATGGAACAGTCACCATGTCATTTGCTAATGACTCGACGTTAAGACACTTCTACTTGGACTATAAAGGATCAGTGATCAGGAGAGATTGGAGTGAAGCTAAGAGAAACTGGACGGTCGGAGACCAAGTTCCTGCAACGGAATGTGATGTTTACAGAAGATGTGGTCAGTTCCCTACTTGCAATCCCCTGAAAGCCCCTCCTTGTTCTTGCTTTAAAGGGTTTAGTCCAAGGAACTTCGTAGAGTGGAACAGTGGAAACTCTAGTGGTGGATGCATAAGAAAGGAGCCTTTGCAGTGCGAAAGACAGAACAGTAATGGGAGTGCTGCTGATGGGTTTATGAGGCTTAGACGAGTGAAACTGCCTGACTTTGCAAGAAGATCGGAAGCTAGTGAACCAGAATGCTTGAGGACTTGTTTGCAGACATGTTCTTGTGTAGCTTTTGCTCATGGTTTAGGTTA from Brassica oleracea var. oleracea cultivar TO1000 unplaced genomic scaffold, BOL UnpScaffold03662, whole genome shotgun sequence encodes:
- the LOC106321892 gene encoding G-type lectin S-receptor-like serine/threonine-protein kinase At1g11300, which gives rise to LAELLDSGNLVMKDSNTDAYLWESFEYPTDSWLPNMLVGTNAKTGGGNITITSWKTPSDPSPGSYTAALVLAAYPEIHIVNNNNKNATMWRSGPWNVTMSFANDSTLRHFYLDYKGSVIRRDWSEAKRNWTVGDQVPATECDVYRRCGQFPTCNPLKAPPCSCFKGFSPRNFVEWNSGNSSGGCIRKEPLQCERQNSNGSAADGFMRLRRVKLPDFARRSEASEPECLRTCLQTCSCVAFAHGLGYGCMTWNVSLVDSQDLSSSGMDLYIRLAHSEKPDRRPVIIGTSLASGVFVVAACGLLVQRIVKKRR